From the Lemur catta isolate mLemCat1 chromosome 1, mLemCat1.pri, whole genome shotgun sequence genome, the window TAGAATTTTCAGCGATGGTCAATACTGTAGATTCCATGCTATGATTAATTCTAAGAATACAAACTTCTGCATCTTTAGTAGAAAGTGGACTTTTCAGTTGTAACAACATCTTCAAAGTGTTTTCGGTTTGTCTTTGTCTTGCTCTTTTTGACTGCAAAGTGCAAAAGATTCCTGCACAAATTGCCTGCACATTGGGCACTGCTGAAAATACTTGACGCAGCCATCACACAAGCACGTGTGTCTGCACGGCAAGAGCACCCAGTTCACAGTTCCATTCTGGCAAACAACACAGTCCTTGCTGTTCTCTTCAGATGGCTCCACTTCACTTTCAGATAGTCCTGCCTTTTCCAACAAACTTCtgtctgtgtttttttcttctagagAGGAATTGCTGGAGAGAGTGGAATTATTATTTGCAGACATGAAAAGTTgctgaaaatcaaagaaacaagtttaaagattattataaataacaattaCTCCTTAAATCTGGGTGTCATAAGAGCTGTTCAAAATTTATGAGCTAGCAAATCTAACTGCAAAGAATAGTTAACTTCTGTAATTActaactgaaaaatataattatatcctCATAAATGGCCATTCTTTGAAACTCTGTAaacaaaagagacagagaaaagactACAAAGAACAGCTTACCTTAAGATCATGAAATTGACCTTGAGCCAAGAGTAAATACTGATATAATATTCTGCAGGAAAGTTTGTAAGTCTTATCAGGAATATGAATTACTGATATCAtggaaatctaaaataaaaattgaacactGGTCAGTACTTAACCTCCttatattatttcacaaatatgtgaaaaatgcttCTCAAATAAATCATCTCAAATAAAGGCTGATAAATTACAAAATTTACAGTAATCTTTATAAATCGCAGTCACTGTAGAAGAACCAGTTACTGACATAGTTGTGGCAGAGTTATTTTAATTGTAcccaaatttataaatttaatgtgatacaaataaaaataccaatgagcatttttttatagAGCTATATGCATTGACTCTAAAattctcatatataaaaataagcatataagAATAGctaggaaaatattgaaaaaagagaGCTATGAGGGAGATTAGGCCAGtcagatattaaaacatactacaaagcCTCTAAAACCAAAACAGTGTGGGTactagcacatgaaaagatggagGGAACAGAATCAACAGTCCAGAAATAGATCTAATTATGTATGAAAATATGATAAAGTTGTCATTTCAAATCACTGGACAAAGAGagtctttttaataaacagtattgggacaattggatagctattttggaaaaatataacatTACAAGCATTCCTCACCCCATACATAAGAATAAACTCCAAAAGCCtaaaagatctaaatgtaaaaagtaaaactgtattaatactagaagaaaatgggTAAGTTCCTTTTCAGTCTCAGTGTAAGGAAGACTTTATGACTCAAAACCTAGAGGCGGATAAATGTGATACATTtgatgataaaaaattaaaaacctgcaTGCCAAAAAAGCACTGTAAATGAAGTCAAAATACAtaactggaataaaatatttacaacatatatCACAGATTAAGGGTTAATATTCCTGATTCATGaagcacttttaaaaactaaaaaatgaccAACATCctacagaaaaatgggcaaaagatatgataattcacaaaaagatataaacatgTCCCTTAACCATATTAAGAAATGCTTAATTAAAACTGCACTCTTTCTCACTCAttcaattgaaaaaaattaaaaagcttgtgAATACACTCTATAGAGATACACTCCCacatatattgctggtggaaaaaaaaaattttttaaaagggtacaATTCCAATGGAGGGGAATTTGGCTTGATCTAACAAAACAACATGCATTTACCCTTCAACCATACAACCCTAGTGATATTAAGACACATATGCACAGGTTATTCAGTGCAAGATTACTTGTTACTACAGAATACTAGAAACTACCTGGAGGTCCAAGCATAGGAGACTGGCCGAATAACTATGGTACATGCACACCATGCACACAATGGAGTGCTATGTAACcgtgagaaaaaaatgtcaggaCCATCCCTGTGAACTGATCTGATTTCCAGGAGATATTatgaagtgaaaaaaacaaagtactAAAGAGCATGTATAGCATAGATGGTATGCTACTTTTCATgtaagacaaaaagagaaataagaaacacACGGAGGATAAACCAGAAAACAATGACTTTGGTTAATCTACCAAATCTATAAGGATTGGGGTGTGTGGGAATGGTGTGAAAGAGATTTAGAAGATAACAACTGAGTATATCACTTTATATAGTTTTCCGACTTTTGAGAGAACAAATCCAAGTAATTTATGGACACAGTTTGGCTACAAACCCTCAGTCTTggcaggaagcagggagagggCAGTTTGAGCACCGAAATAATTAAATTCAGTAATGAATTATAAGTcactgtgggggaaaaaaattcatgaagCCATGGAGAtaacagacaaataaacaaatgggagaGAAGGAAGTCTGTGCTTGTTGTAGAATGCCAAGGACTGACTAGAGGGAGTGCTGGAGCTGGAAAATAATCATTCTGCAACCAtcatggcaaaaataaaatatggcatggTTTTAAAGTGCCTCTCCACAgaccaagagagagaaaaactagaACAGTGAAGAAATTAGATAGCACCTTAACTGAGAaatcaaaattaacatcaccGGTAAGAGAACACTGCATGCTTCTAGAGGTGGTGCCCTGAAAAGCACACGTCATCACCCATGCAGTTCACTAGCTGCAAATGCATAAATTTAATctgatcatgagaaaacatcaaacaaaatgAGAATGTTCTATTTTACCCAAAGGGTATGTGTATGTGactgtattcttcaaaaatgctaatgccagaaaaggcaaagaaaggctgtggaaatgttccagattaaaggaggctaaactagcactctgggaggttgaggcaggaggattgtttgaggttagaagttgagaccagcctgaccaagagtgagaccctatctctactaaaaatagaaaaaaatgagccgggcatggtggtgcatgcctgtagtcccagctactcgggaggctggggcagaaggattgcttgagcccaggagtttgaggttgctgtgagctaggctgacgccccagcactgtagcccaggtgacagagtgagactctgtctcaaaaataaataaacaaataaaaaataaataaataaaagaggctAAAGATAGATGGCAAATACAAAATCTGACTCTAGACCAGAACTTGTACTGCAGAGGAAAACATGTTGTGAAGAACACTGTTAGATGAACTGACAAATTAGCATATAGGTAATAGATTGGCTAAaatattatatcaatgttaaatttataaaattggtaACTTTACATtggttatataagaaaatatcctCCTAATATCATTAGGAGATAGACACAAGTATTTAGGGTGAAGAATCACCATGTATACAACTTACACTcaaatcattcatttaaaatatatatgataccACCTAAGAGCaaatttaggaataatattaatcgagtgtcgggcagatgtgggggggaggggatgggtgtatacatacataatgagtgcgatgcgcactgtctagggatggacaggcttgaagctctgattcggggggtgaggggggtaagggcaatatatgtaacctaaacttttatacccccataatatgctgaaatacaaaaaagaatatataaaaagtatatatgataatatatatgtgtgtatatatatgagcaaataataatacaaatggCAGAAATGTTAACAATAGGTGATTTGGGTAAAGGACATattggtgttctttttttttttttttttgagacagaatctcactctgttgcctgggctagagtgccgtggtgtcagcctagctcacagcaacctcaaactcctgggctcaagcaatccttctgcctcagcctcccgagtagctgggactataggcatgtgccatcatgcctggctaatttttttttctatatatatttttagttgtccaaataatttctttctatttttttcagtaaagatggggtcttgctcttgctcaggctggtctcgaactcctgaccttgagtgatcctcccgcctcagcctcccagagtgctaggattacaggcgtgagaccaTGTCCGGccttgttcttttacttttttatttttgcaactttttcaaattatgtacaaataaagttttaaatgctACTATGGTTGTAAAACCAATATTCTTTACAAGTTTATAAAGATTTATTAATTCAGTAATGGCTTCAGAGGCTTTTAATACTAAAGCAAAATGATAGGATTGGTAGAAGATAGTAATGTTATCACCTCATGCTAACAAGAGTGTCATTTGATTGAATATTAAAAGCCTCTGAAGCTATTCTCATGctagttataaatatatatgtagttgTAGGTATATATTTGAtatggaaaaaatgttcaaatatactataaaatgaaaggagTTTATAAAATAGTTATGTACAAtttgatcctttttaaaaaaattatatatataaacatctGGAGAGAAAGGTTTCCTGGACCAGGTAAGCAGGgtcaaaaacaaagacaaatattcACAGTGGTTATCGCTGGATAACAGAATACAGGTGATTATACTTTTCTCCTTTTGGCTTATCTAGATTTTCTAATTGTTTGCCTGCCACAAAAGTGTTAtttgaataaaacaagaaaaaaaaacacactaatgtaattaaattaaaaatgaaaaaatttaaagtcaaaatcttataataataattcctactttCTTTTTTCAATCTAAAACAGCAAACTGGTTCCTAACTATACTACCTAAATGTAATTCTTTGCTGTTACAATAGGaatggaaatttaattttttttaatatttagagtcCCTGACCCCCAGATAGAAAAGCCACCAAtgacaaaagaaatatgaaatgttctatttgcttttaaaattataaacagagAATGTTAACACAAATATGCTTTAGTTCCAAAATTAACCCCAAACTGAGAGATAAGAGACAAGAGAAGGATTAACAGGAAAAAGGGGAGAAAGAGTACAGGTAAGAATAAAAGACACACACAAGGACCCAGACAAGGAgacatatataaagaaagaaaaaatggctgTTAACCCTTGGCAACCAGACACTCAGGCTCCCCAGCTGGAATGAGCCTCGCACAACTACAGCTGGGCCACACAGTCTTCACTCCAGTTTGATCAGGGACCTGACAGCAAATCCGTGTTTACCAGGCCATTGAACTGGACACttaagaaaatagttaaaatggtaaactttatgtatatatatttcaccatacacacatatacaaaatcCTTCCCTGTTTTGATGGAGGAAGAAAGTTGGAAACAAAGACGACCCTGAGCACCTGAAGTAGAGAGAGAGCGCCGTCAGTAAAGGGCAAAGGAATCAAACTGGGAAGCTGGGAGGGAAAATGACTGTGATCTGATccttttattttgaacaaaaggAAATGGTAGGAGAACAGAACCCAAGGAATTTAGAAGAGATGGGGGACACAGTGTGGAGAGAAAGGTTTCCTGGACCAGGTAAGCAGGGTCAAGAACAAAGCAGCTGGATATATGAAACACCAGCTTAACAGGTCTCATTTTACCTTCcattgagaaggaaagaagggtgGGAGAACACCAGCTCTCTCATACACACTACCTCCTGCATGTGCAAGTAGGCAGTTTCACTGGCGAGCTCTATGAGGCTCACTAACATTGCTTGCTATgacttgttatttatttatgtatttatttatttatttatatttttacttaccaaacctttattgaatacctactgtattccaggcactgtgctaggttctggAAATACACTATTGTTGATgtgactcttattttttttatatttttattgtatatatttaaggtgtacaacataatattttgacatacatatacatagtgaaatggttactacggtcaagcaaattaacatatccatcacctcacgtAGCGACCCCCACTTTTTTTGTGGCAAGAACATCTAAAACCTACTCTTTTAGCAAAAATTCTGAATGCAACACAATATTATTACccatagtcctcatgttgtacttTAGATTTCTAGACCTGTCTGCCTTACATATCTGCAACTTTGTCTCCCTTGACCTACATGTCCCCATTTTACTCCCCCCAGCTCCCCATGACTTGGAAAAAACAACCTAACTTCAGTTCAATGGAACTtctgtttgataatattttttaaaaaaacaaaaaattagaggCAAATGAACAGGCTCTACATTTCTCAATAAGAGTCTGCACCTTGCAAAGCTCAATGTGTGCTTGTTTCAGGGAGATactcctgttttaaaaaaacGTTCGGAGTCAAGCCCTGGTTCCATTTCTCACTACCTAAATAACCaggattttttttactgtttcagTTTATACAAGGAGGATATTTGTCCTGTCATAACACACTAGGttgttggaagaaaaaaaatgttagtgaATGTACCTTGTATATCACAAAGTATCAGAAGAAATGCGACTATATCTCTATTGATGAATATATCCATAGCAAGCACTATTTCCCCAAAAGTTTATTTCATGTATAAGTTTCTGTCATACTTAGAGGATTGTCAAGGCTCTGGACCTCTTAGACTTCTAAGATGTTTTTATCTTCCTAATAGGAATAAACTACCAGACTAAAGAAATAATTGGCatataatgagaaaagaaaattataataattactgAAAATACAGGGACCAGACATAAGATATAGGTGCAGCAGGGGCATGATAAAGACAAGGTGACTATaagcatacaaaaagaaaaaaaaagaatggctacTATCTTAAAGTTGAGCACTTTTAGGTCATTGCATTGCTTATTTATTCTGtgctaaaaatgttaagaaaaaacaTGCTTCCTAACAGACTTTTTTCTACATCACAGACATGACAGAATATGGAATGATGAAATTAACTTAATTCAactatatcttttattttctaaagtcatATTCTTGTGACCTATAAGCAAAAAATAAGTCATACTCTGAAGGTGTGGttatatgtataaaaatcatACAGGTATATATCCTATATAGTcacttttcaagaaaaatatgtcTAGGCCAAATGTATATCctcagaaattaaaatacaacCTTTTCCATTTCACCAAATAATTAAGAACTACCATCCAAATCACTTAAAGGTAATGCTTTCAGAATTTTCAATTACTTACAATATCATAAATTTCTCGGTCATCCTCATCAGCTAAGGTCAAAAGCACTACCAATGGATAGCGAGATCTGGGCACTGTACCAAAATCTTCAATTTTAGTATCTCTTGGTAATTGgcaatatatttcttctttgctatcctttttaatactttttgaaaatgtaaaggTAAATTGCTACTataaccaaaagaacaaaaatataccaCAAGTTATCAATAACTTAGCAACACTTTAACCATAAAAAGTCTAATGTTCATGTGCTAATGGGTATATCAGATAAAAGGATACAAATACTGATATTGATGGAGATATTCACTATACAGAGCATCTTCTAATGCTTGGGGAGTGCTTATTCTGAAGCAATAAACATGCTTCTGCAGAGCTTCATATAATTTTTGAACACTGCAACCCCAGTAGCATGTAAGGAGGCTATCTTCAAGGCAATCTGTTGTCAAGGttatgccagctgcaaaagacaaaggagaaagagaatgaaaattacCTAATGTAACTTCTAATATAATTATACAGGGTAAGTACCAAACACTTCCTTCTGGATGCTGGCCAGGCTGATGGCAGTTAAAAGGACTCATTAAAGGGTAAGCATCTGTAAATGAAAAAACTGGCCTCTATAACAAGAGATATAAAAACCTCAGTGTCTACACAATTTTTAAACTCTGTCTTACTATTTATACATTTAAGCTTGGAAATCaccaatttaattttcttttttggtaattcCAAGACTATtcttgtataaattttaaaaactaaaatacagtTCACTATTGATAAGCTACCACTCTTATAGTGTACATAATTCTAACTATGAGAAACAGTACAGCTGAATAGAACTGTCTCCAAAAGTGGATACACACATCCCGTGGGTTCTACAAGATGATcactagaataagaaaaatattaaaaagaaattgagcTTTACTAATACTAATATATACATTGACAACATTAATATGCAGTCTTGGCACAAAGTTAATGTCCCAGGTAATATGCAAAATATCCTGAGGAAAGAGTGGGGATTCTAAAACAGAGGGTTTAATAGCGATAGTCATTCATTTGCtttcaacataagaaaagatattaCAATTTGAGTAGATCTGATTTAAGTGGGTAAATTGAGtggacataaaaattatatagttttattatttaactCTTACATaggacttactatgtgccacCTATGTGACTTTTTTCCCAAACATGGCATTTGTAGCAATATCATGTTCAAGGGTAGTGATATCCAGTCTCATACCGCTGGCAGTGTGAACTGTAACATTTAGTACTCTTTGGCACTGGTGTACTGACTAGACCAAAAGGGGGCGGCTGGGGTCACTGTTCCTAACTGAACAGCCTTGGTCTCTGATTCTGGCTCTCCAAACCTACCAGCACTTCTGTAAGCTATCCAATACCCTTTTATTGAAGTTGTTTCTGTTGCTTGCTAATAGGAATTTTGATTGAtatattacctatttttaaaaatgtgatcaaGAGTACGTGTTGGAAGGAGATATACAAATACAAGATACCAAAAATGGGCTGGTTCCACAAGATACCAAAAATTGAGTTTTTCACTGTTCTTCTCAGTATTTAATTGTATGTACAGTAGCAGTGATATGGAGCCATTTCTAattataactaagaaaaaaatttaattggtaGGAACTTTGCATAGGTAATCAGAGCAAAATTtgatttcaagtttttatatGACTCTAATAATCAGATATTACTTCAAGGATGGAAAATTCTATTAGCTATTAAATAGCTAAAGAAAAACTCCATTAATacttacacatatacatacacacatatataaaatcacGTATTTTTCTCTATATGTCACTACACATCCATACAacataaagcaggaaaaaaaagttggagatacataggaaaggaaaaaacagaaaaatcatatgGAAAAAAGTAGGGAAAAAAGACCCAGAAAATGATTACTTAATATTATTGTATTACTGgcaaaaatgtgaaaagatatgTATGTATAAGGCTATTCATTGCAGCGCTGGTTATCATACCAAAATgctggaatcaacccaaatatccatcaatagaggattaagt encodes:
- the CGRRF1 gene encoding cell growth regulator with RING finger domain protein 1, which encodes MAAVFLVTLYEYSPLFYIAVVFTCFIVTTGLILGWFGWDVPVILRNSEETQFSRRVFKKQMRQVKNPFGLEITNPSSASITTGITLTTDCLEDSLLTCYWGCSVQKLYEALQKHVYCFRISTPQALEDALYSEYLHQYQYFIKKDSKEEIYCQLPRDTKIEDFGTVPRSRYPLVVLLTLADEDDREIYDIISMISVIHIPDKTYKLSCRILYQYLLLAQGQFHDLKQLFMSANNNSTLSSNSSLEEKNTDRSLLEKAGLSESEVEPSEENSKDCVVCQNGTVNWVLLPCRHTCLCDGCVKYFQQCPMCRQFVQESFALCSQKEQDKDKPKTL